In Candidatus Hydrogenedentota bacterium, the DNA window CCGGGGCCGAAACACTCCACGCGGAGATAGGCGGCGTTGAGCAGTTCGGGCACCCCGTACTCGAGGTTTTTTCCCGTGACGCGGGCAAGCACCCGGCCATGGTCGCCGATGACGTGGAAGGACTGGGCGTTTTGCGTCTGGATGCGGAGAACGCAGTCCTCCGTGTCCATGCGCGTGATGAACACGCCGGTGGAGGCGTAGAACCGGCCGTTTTTCAGCGCGTAGAGCAGGGCCTCCGGGCTGCGGTCCCCGCCCTGGACCATAATCCACCCCAGCCCCCGGTGCTCGTCGGCGTGGTTGTCGTCGTGGGCGAAGCCCCACACCCGCCGCCCCTGGCTCAGCAGCATGTCCCAGCGGTCCATGGCGTAGGGGCAGCCCTCGGCGTGGAGGGTCACCCCGTTGAAGACCTCGATGCCCATGTAGCCCGTGAGCCCCTCGAGCACGGACTGGGGGCAGTGGTTGAAATGGGACTCCCAGTTGGGGTGGTTCATGACGGCCAGGCCGCCGTCGGCGAGGATGGCGTCAATGACCGCCTGCCGGTCGGGCAGTGGCTCGACCACCTCCCGCGCGCCCACATGCAGCACGTGCGGCCCGCCGCTGGTGATCTCGTTCCCCTGCAGGAGGACCATGCCGCACGGGTCCAGTGTGTCCACGGGGGTCATCCGGTCGTGGTCGCTGATCATCAGAAAGTCGTAGCCCATGGCGGCGTAGGCCGCCACTGTCTGCTGCGGGGAGAGGTTGCCGTCGCTGTCCGTGGTGTGCGTGTGCAGGTTGCCCCGCAGCCACGCCGTTTCGCCGGAAATATACGGGCTGGAGTAATGCCGGGAAACGCTCATGCCGGCCCCCAAAGCGCCAAAAACTCCGCCGAAGCCGCGTCCTGAAGCATTTCGGGCCGGTACAGGCGGGTGACAATCGGGTCGGGCACCCGCGTTGTCT includes these proteins:
- a CDS encoding CehA/McbA family metallohydrolase — its product is MSVSRHYSSPYISGETAWLRGNLHTHTTDSDGNLSPQQTVAAYAAMGYDFLMISDHDRMTPVDTLDPCGMVLLQGNEITSGGPHVLHVGAREVVEPLPDRQAVIDAILADGGLAVMNHPNWESHFNHCPQSVLEGLTGYMGIEVFNGVTLHAEGCPYAMDRWDMLLSQGRRVWGFAHDDNHADEHRGLGWIMVQGGDRSPEALLYALKNGRFYASTGVFITRMDTEDCVLRIQTQNAQSFHVIGDHGRVLARVTGKNLEYGVPELLNAAYLRVECFGPGAAMAWTQPFFLS